The following proteins are co-located in the Streptomyces sp. DT2A-34 genome:
- a CDS encoding SpoIIE family protein phosphatase, translating into MGAIPAQRETVTRASGVPAHARGCPETRTTLPGSPLSPGSARTLVRTTLTDWAASGIPGTEHLTDRLVDDAVVAVSELVTNAVVHAGTDVELTCRLEEDTGALVVEVLDHHPSRAPRDAEIEAPYETPEYGRGLRLVSRLAESWGVTYRTGAKIVWARLPAEDPIAARDDIEAYAEERALERGLRVAEILAPEPQRAERDRDWLNRGALSFLAEASDLLAGQLDENLVAALAGQLIVPRLADWCAVWLEDEMAGRWGYPRSGDAEGGGGWAADVVAGTGPRLARVWHGSENLIEELRCALEKEPPHPADSHRTGPVPYPWPGEALGARGAQGTALAYRLIAGGRPLGTLVIGRADLVRFPDEVTGLVEDLSRRVALAIGAARQYARQATISRVLQRGLLPGAVAEIPGVASALVYEPYDKGGPSGDFYDLFPAGDGRWCFAIGDVQGKGPEAAVVIGIARPWLRLLAREGYRVADVLDRLNQLLLDDATEAADAAARALVGPVPPGDGPQTRFLSLLYGELTPVDGGIRCTLASAGHPLPLLLGAGGEVHTAAHPQTLLGVVEDATYTSETFELRSGETLLCVTDGVTERRSGSRQFDDGDGLATALAGCAGLNAQLIAERIRRLVHEFSGRPPEDDLALLVLQAE; encoded by the coding sequence ATGGGGGCCATTCCGGCGCAACGGGAGACCGTCACCCGTGCCTCTGGTGTGCCCGCGCATGCGCGAGGGTGCCCCGAAACACGCACCACCCTCCCCGGCAGCCCCCTCTCCCCGGGCTCCGCCCGCACCCTGGTGCGCACCACCCTCACCGACTGGGCGGCCTCCGGCATTCCCGGCACCGAACACCTCACCGACCGTCTCGTCGACGACGCCGTCGTGGCCGTCAGCGAGCTGGTCACCAACGCGGTCGTGCACGCCGGCACCGATGTCGAGCTCACGTGCCGCCTGGAGGAGGACACCGGCGCCCTCGTCGTCGAGGTCCTGGACCACCACCCCTCGCGCGCCCCGCGCGACGCGGAGATCGAGGCGCCGTACGAGACACCGGAGTACGGGCGCGGCCTGCGGCTGGTGTCCCGGCTCGCCGAGTCCTGGGGGGTCACCTACCGCACCGGCGCCAAGATCGTGTGGGCGCGGCTGCCCGCCGAGGACCCCATCGCGGCCAGGGACGACATCGAGGCGTACGCCGAGGAACGCGCGCTGGAGCGCGGACTGCGCGTCGCCGAGATCCTCGCCCCCGAGCCCCAGCGCGCCGAGCGGGACCGGGACTGGCTCAACCGGGGCGCCCTGTCCTTCCTCGCCGAGGCCTCCGACCTGCTCGCCGGGCAGCTCGACGAGAACCTGGTCGCCGCCCTCGCCGGCCAGCTGATCGTGCCGCGCCTGGCGGACTGGTGCGCGGTGTGGCTGGAGGACGAGATGGCCGGGCGCTGGGGATACCCCCGATCCGGTGACGCCGAGGGCGGGGGAGGCTGGGCGGCGGACGTCGTCGCGGGCACCGGGCCCCGGCTCGCCCGCGTCTGGCACGGCTCCGAGAACCTCATCGAGGAACTCCGGTGCGCCCTGGAGAAGGAGCCGCCGCATCCCGCCGACAGCCACCGCACGGGGCCCGTCCCGTACCCATGGCCCGGTGAGGCGCTCGGCGCGCGCGGGGCGCAAGGCACGGCGCTCGCGTACCGCCTGATCGCCGGTGGCCGCCCGCTGGGCACGCTGGTCATCGGGCGGGCCGACCTCGTGCGCTTCCCCGACGAGGTCACCGGGCTCGTCGAGGACCTCAGCCGCCGGGTGGCCCTCGCCATCGGCGCGGCCCGCCAGTACGCCCGGCAGGCCACCATCAGCCGGGTCCTGCAGCGCGGACTGCTGCCCGGCGCCGTCGCCGAGATCCCCGGGGTGGCCAGTGCCCTGGTGTACGAGCCGTACGACAAGGGCGGCCCGAGCGGGGACTTCTACGACCTGTTCCCGGCCGGCGACGGCCGCTGGTGCTTCGCCATCGGCGACGTCCAGGGCAAGGGCCCCGAGGCGGCCGTGGTGATCGGTATCGCACGGCCCTGGCTGCGGCTCCTCGCCCGCGAGGGCTACCGCGTCGCCGACGTCCTCGACCGCCTCAACCAGCTCCTCCTCGACGACGCCACGGAGGCCGCCGACGCCGCCGCCCGCGCCCTCGTCGGCCCGGTCCCACCGGGCGACGGCCCGCAGACCCGCTTCCTCTCCCTGCTCTACGGCGAACTCACCCCCGTCGACGGCGGCATCCGCTGCACCCTCGCCTCCGCCGGCCACCCGCTGCCGTTGCTGCTGGGCGCGGGCGGCGAGGTCCACACGGCCGCGCACCCGCAGACCCTGCTCGGGGTCGTCGAGGACGCGACGTACACCAGCGAGACCTTCGAGCTGCGCTCCGGCGAGACCCTGCTGTGCGTGACCGACGGGGTGACGGAGCGGCGCAGCGGCTCCCGCCAGTTCGACGACGGCGACGGCCTCGCGACCGCCCTCGCCGGGTGCGCGGGCCTGAACGCCCAGCTGATCGCGGAACGCATCCGCAGGCTGGTGCACGAGTTCAGCGGCCGCCCGCCGGAGGACGACCTGGCGCTGCTGGTGCTCCAGGCCGAGTAG
- the hemW gene encoding radical SAM family heme chaperone HemW, whose product MPSALPDGEPVPDDGTLPASALAGSADRPLGFYLHVPYCATRCGYCDFNTYTATELRGTGGVLASRDNYADTLIDEIRLARKVLGDDPREVRTVFVGGGTPTLLAADDLVRMLGAIRHEFGLAPDAEITTEANPDSVDPAYLAALREGGFNRVSFGMQSAKQHVLKVLDRTHTPGRPEACVGEARAAGFEHVNLDLIYGTPGESDDDWRASLESAIGAGPDHVSAYALIVEEGTQLARRIRRGEVPMTDDDVHADRYLIAEETFTAAGFDWYEVSNWATSEAGRCLHNELYWRGADWWGAGPGAHSHVGGVRWWNVKHPGAYAAALAAGRSPGAGRELLSEEDRRVERILLELRLREGVPLGLLREEGLTASRRALSEGLLQTGPYEEGRAVLTLRGRLLADAVVRDLVD is encoded by the coding sequence ATGCCCTCCGCACTCCCCGACGGCGAGCCCGTCCCCGACGACGGCACGCTCCCCGCGTCCGCGCTCGCCGGGTCCGCCGACCGCCCCCTCGGCTTCTACCTGCACGTCCCGTACTGCGCGACCCGCTGCGGCTACTGCGACTTCAACACCTACACGGCGACCGAGCTGCGCGGCACGGGCGGGGTACTGGCGTCCCGCGACAACTACGCGGACACCCTGATCGACGAGATCCGCCTGGCCCGCAAGGTCCTCGGTGACGACCCGCGCGAGGTCCGCACGGTCTTCGTCGGCGGCGGTACGCCCACGCTGCTGGCCGCCGACGATCTCGTACGGATGCTGGGGGCGATCCGCCACGAGTTCGGACTGGCGCCGGACGCGGAGATCACCACGGAGGCGAATCCGGACTCGGTGGACCCGGCGTATCTGGCCGCTCTCCGCGAGGGCGGCTTCAACCGTGTCTCCTTCGGCATGCAGAGCGCGAAGCAGCACGTGCTGAAGGTCCTCGACCGCACCCACACCCCGGGGCGCCCGGAGGCGTGTGTCGGGGAGGCCCGCGCGGCGGGCTTCGAGCACGTCAACCTGGACCTGATCTACGGCACACCGGGCGAGTCGGACGACGACTGGCGGGCGTCGCTGGAGTCGGCGATCGGCGCCGGGCCGGACCATGTGTCCGCGTACGCCCTGATCGTCGAGGAAGGCACGCAGCTGGCCCGTCGTATCCGCCGGGGCGAGGTGCCGATGACGGACGACGACGTCCACGCGGACCGGTACCTGATCGCCGAGGAGACGTTCACGGCGGCCGGTTTCGACTGGTACGAGGTCTCCAACTGGGCGACCTCGGAAGCGGGACGCTGCCTGCACAACGAGCTGTACTGGCGGGGCGCCGACTGGTGGGGCGCGGGGCCTGGGGCCCACTCGCACGTGGGCGGCGTGCGCTGGTGGAACGTGAAGCATCCGGGCGCGTATGCGGCGGCGCTGGCGGCGGGGCGGTCGCCGGGGGCCGGGCGGGAGCTGCTGTCGGAGGAGGACCGCAGGGTCGAGCGGATCCTGCTGGAGCTGCGGCTTCGGGAGGGGGTGCCGTTGGGGTTGCTGCGGGAGGAGGGGCTCACTGCCTCGCGCCGAGCACTCTCAGAAGGGCTCTTGCAGACCGGTCCTTATGAGGAGGGGCGTGCGGTGCTGACGCTTCGGGGGCGGTTGTTGGCGGATGCGGTGGTCAGGGATTTGGTGGACTGA
- a CDS encoding Uma2 family endonuclease, whose translation MEPPEGVRAELLRGEIVMSRNSGLVHNRNVTETVDQIPRDRWYPLQTQCVDMLDHVSAPVPDVVVTERGAGPDQGTYVPSAVVTALVEVVSETSVERDYEVKRAIYAASGVHAYLIIDPIMAHCVLFTEPKGSGEEAEYHVQRMSKFGCPVPMDCFGLEVDTTGFGTFSNVRPHRYP comes from the coding sequence CTGGAGCCGCCCGAGGGCGTCAGGGCCGAGCTTCTGCGAGGAGAGATCGTGATGTCGCGCAACTCTGGTCTGGTGCACAACCGCAACGTCACGGAGACGGTGGACCAGATTCCCCGCGACCGTTGGTATCCGCTCCAGACCCAGTGCGTCGACATGCTTGACCACGTCAGCGCCCCCGTTCCCGATGTGGTGGTGACCGAGCGCGGCGCCGGTCCGGATCAAGGGACATACGTACCGTCGGCGGTGGTCACGGCATTGGTGGAGGTCGTCTCCGAAACCAGCGTGGAGCGCGACTACGAGGTCAAGCGCGCGATCTACGCCGCGAGCGGCGTGCACGCTTACCTGATCATCGACCCGATCATGGCGCACTGCGTGCTGTTCACCGAGCCGAAGGGCAGTGGCGAGGAAGCCGAGTACCACGTGCAACGGATGAGCAAGTTCGGCTGCCCGGTCCCGATGGACTGTTTTGGTCTCGAAGTCGATACCACCGGATTCGGCACCTTCAGCAACGTCAGGCCCCACCGCTACCCGTAA
- a CDS encoding DUF3097 domain-containing protein, which produces MRQYSPDLTPPWKKPKPVPEVPAEPGLVVEEPGTGFCGAVIRCEAGTVTLEDRFGKHRVFPLEPRGFLLEGKVVTLVRPSSSAPVRPTRTASGSVAVPQARARVARAGRIYVEGRHDAELVEKVWGDDLRVEGVVVEYLEGVDDLPSIVADFAPGPDARLGVLVDHLVPGTKEWRIAESVTSEHALVVGHPYIDIWEAVKPSSLGIPGWPRVPHGQDWKTGVCRALGWPSENTGAVWQAILQRVGSYKDLEPELLGRVEELIDFVTGSGGA; this is translated from the coding sequence ATGCGCCAGTACTCACCGGACCTGACTCCCCCCTGGAAGAAGCCCAAGCCCGTCCCCGAGGTCCCGGCGGAACCGGGCCTGGTGGTGGAGGAGCCGGGCACGGGATTCTGCGGTGCGGTGATCCGCTGCGAGGCCGGCACGGTGACACTGGAGGACCGCTTCGGCAAGCACCGGGTGTTCCCGCTGGAGCCGCGCGGGTTCCTGCTGGAGGGCAAGGTGGTGACCCTCGTGCGGCCGTCGTCCTCCGCTCCGGTACGTCCCACCCGTACGGCATCCGGTTCGGTCGCCGTCCCGCAGGCACGCGCGCGCGTGGCCCGCGCCGGCCGTATCTACGTCGAGGGCCGGCACGACGCCGAGCTGGTCGAGAAGGTGTGGGGCGACGACCTGCGCGTCGAGGGCGTGGTGGTGGAGTACCTGGAGGGCGTCGACGACCTGCCGTCGATCGTCGCCGACTTCGCGCCGGGGCCGGATGCGCGGCTGGGGGTTCTGGTCGACCACCTCGTGCCGGGCACGAAGGAGTGGCGCATCGCCGAGTCGGTGACCAGTGAGCACGCGTTGGTCGTGGGCCACCCGTACATCGACATCTGGGAGGCGGTGAAGCCGTCGTCCCTGGGGATTCCGGGCTGGCCGCGGGTTCCTCACGGGCAGGACTGGAAGACGGGGGTGTGCCGGGCGCTGGGGTGGCCGTCGGAGAACACCGGGGCCGTGTGGCAGGCGATTCTTCAGCGGGTGGGGTCTTACAAGGACCTGGAGCCGGAGCTGTTGGGGAGGGTGGAAGAGCTGATCGACTTCGTTACGGGTAGCGGTGGGGCCTGA
- a CDS encoding MBL fold metallo-hydrolase, producing MRVTWEELGWERLAAGVGRCRLPGWDCTAGLVVGEGGALLVDAGSSLAEGVRLRTQAQWLAGHRVTHLALTHPHFDHVFGAAAFAGTQVYGAVGLDTVFAHERAELRADAVRNGLDQDAADEAIDALVRPHHQVSGEWTLDLDGGRQVLLANVGPAHTAHDLVVFVPGAPGSPEVVFCGDLVEESGEPQAGPDAVPSHWPAALDRLLDLGGEDALYVPGHGAVVDAGFVRRQRDALAARFGVSR from the coding sequence ATGAGGGTGACTTGGGAAGAGCTCGGGTGGGAGCGGCTTGCGGCCGGGGTGGGCCGGTGCCGGCTTCCGGGCTGGGACTGCACGGCGGGGCTGGTCGTCGGGGAGGGCGGCGCGCTGCTCGTCGACGCGGGGTCGAGCCTCGCGGAAGGGGTGCGGCTGCGTACCCAGGCGCAGTGGCTCGCGGGTCACCGTGTGACTCATCTCGCGCTGACGCATCCCCACTTCGACCATGTCTTCGGGGCGGCGGCGTTCGCGGGCACGCAGGTGTACGGGGCGGTGGGCCTGGACACGGTGTTCGCGCACGAGCGGGCGGAACTGCGGGCGGACGCCGTGCGCAACGGGCTGGACCAGGACGCGGCGGACGAGGCGATCGACGCCCTGGTCCGCCCGCACCACCAGGTGAGCGGCGAGTGGACCCTCGACCTGGACGGCGGCCGCCAGGTCCTCCTGGCGAACGTGGGCCCGGCCCACACCGCCCACGACCTGGTCGTGTTCGTGCCGGGCGCTCCCGGCTCTCCCGAGGTGGTCTTCTGCGGCGACCTCGTGGAGGAGTCCGGCGAACCCCAGGCCGGCCCCGACGCCGTACCGTCGCACTGGCCGGCGGCCCTGGACCGCCTGCTGGACCTGGGCGGCGAGGACGCGCTGTACGTGCCCGGTCACGGAGCGGTGGTGGACGCGGGGTTCGTGCGCCGGCAGCGCGACGCCCTCGCGGCCCGCTTCGGCGTGTCGCGTTGA
- the hrcA gene encoding heat-inducible transcriptional repressor HrcA, producing MLSERRLQVLRAIVQDYVGTEEPVGSKALTERHNLGVSPATVRNDMAALEDEGYIAQPHTSAGRIPTDKGYRLFVDKLAGVKPMSPPERRAIQNFLEGAVDLDDVVARTVRLLAQLTRQVAVVQYPSLTRSTVRHVELLSLAPARVMLVLITDTGRVEQRMVDCPAPFSETSLADLRARLNSRIAGRRFTDVPTLVEDLPEAFDLEDRGTVSAVLSTLLETLVEENEERLMIGGTANLTRFGHDFPLTIRPVLEALEEHVVLLKLLGEAGDSGMTVRIGHENAYEGLNSTSVVSVGYGSGGEAVAKLGVVGPTRMDYPGTMGAVRAVARYVGQILAES from the coding sequence ATGCTGAGTGAACGCAGGCTTCAGGTGCTGCGCGCCATCGTCCAGGACTATGTCGGGACCGAGGAGCCGGTGGGCTCCAAGGCGCTCACCGAGCGGCACAACCTCGGCGTCTCCCCGGCGACCGTCCGCAACGACATGGCGGCCCTGGAGGACGAGGGCTACATCGCCCAGCCGCACACCAGCGCCGGGCGCATCCCGACCGACAAGGGTTACCGGCTGTTCGTCGACAAGCTCGCCGGCGTCAAGCCGATGAGCCCGCCGGAGCGGCGCGCGATCCAGAACTTCCTCGAGGGCGCCGTAGACCTCGACGACGTCGTGGCGCGCACGGTACGGCTGCTCGCGCAGCTCACCCGGCAGGTCGCCGTCGTGCAGTACCCGTCGCTGACCCGGTCCACCGTCCGGCACGTCGAGCTGCTGTCGCTCGCGCCCGCGCGCGTGATGCTCGTGCTGATCACGGACACCGGGCGGGTCGAGCAGCGGATGGTCGACTGTCCCGCACCCTTCAGTGAGACCTCGCTCGCGGATCTGCGCGCGCGGCTCAACAGTCGGATCGCGGGGCGGCGCTTCACCGATGTGCCGACGCTCGTCGAGGACCTCCCCGAGGCCTTCGACCTGGAGGACCGCGGCACCGTCTCGGCCGTGCTCTCCACCTTGCTGGAGACGCTCGTCGAGGAGAACGAGGAGCGGCTGATGATCGGCGGCACCGCCAATCTCACCCGCTTCGGGCATGACTTCCCCCTCACCATCCGGCCCGTCCTGGAGGCCTTGGAGGAGCACGTCGTACTCCTCAAACTCCTTGGCGAGGCGGGGGATTCGGGCATGACCGTGCGCATCGGGCACGAGAACGCCTATGAGGGACTCAACTCCACGTCCGTCGTGTCGGTCGGCTACGGTTCGGGCGGCGAGGCAGTCGCCAAGCTCGGCGTGGTCGGACCGACCCGCATGGATTACCCGGGAACGATGGGAGCGGTACGCGCAGTGGCACGGTACGTCGGACAGATCCTGGCGGAGTCGTAA
- the dnaJ gene encoding molecular chaperone DnaJ, translated as MATDYYAVLGVRRDASQEEIKKAFRRLARELHPDVNPDPKTQERFKEINAAYEVLSDPQKKQVYDLGGDPLSQAGGAGAGGFGAGGFGNFSDIMDAFFGTASQRGPRSRTRRGQDAMIRLEVELDEAAFGTTKDIQVDTAVVCNTCNGEGAAPGTSAQTCDMCRGRGEVSQVTRSFLGQVMTSRPCPQCQGFGTVVPTPCPECAGDGRVRSRRTLTVKIPAGVDNGTRIQLAGEGEVGPGGGPAGDLYVEIHELPHSMFQRRGDDLHCTVTLPMTAAALGTKVPLETLDGLEEVDVRPGTQSGQSIPLHGRGVTHLRGGGRGDLIVHVEVQTPSKLDPEQERLLRELAKLRGEERPQGQFQPGQQGLFSRLKDAFNGRT; from the coding sequence GTGGCCACGGACTACTACGCCGTTCTCGGCGTGCGTCGCGACGCGTCGCAGGAAGAGATCAAGAAGGCCTTCCGGCGGCTCGCGCGCGAGCTGCACCCGGACGTCAATCCGGATCCGAAGACCCAGGAGCGGTTCAAGGAGATCAACGCCGCTTACGAGGTGCTGTCGGACCCGCAGAAGAAGCAGGTCTACGACCTCGGCGGCGACCCGCTGTCCCAGGCGGGCGGCGCGGGAGCCGGCGGCTTCGGCGCGGGCGGCTTCGGGAACTTCTCGGACATCATGGACGCGTTCTTCGGTACGGCGTCCCAGCGGGGTCCGCGCTCGCGTACGCGGCGGGGCCAGGACGCGATGATCCGGCTGGAGGTCGAGCTCGACGAGGCGGCCTTCGGTACGACGAAGGACATCCAGGTCGACACGGCCGTCGTCTGCAACACCTGTAACGGCGAGGGGGCCGCCCCCGGCACCTCCGCCCAGACGTGTGACATGTGCCGCGGCCGCGGTGAGGTGTCGCAGGTGACGCGGTCCTTCCTGGGCCAGGTCATGACCTCGCGGCCGTGTCCGCAGTGCCAGGGTTTCGGGACCGTGGTGCCGACTCCCTGTCCGGAGTGCGCGGGTGACGGGCGCGTACGGTCCCGTCGGACCCTGACCGTCAAGATCCCGGCCGGTGTCGACAACGGCACCCGGATCCAGCTCGCCGGTGAGGGCGAGGTCGGGCCGGGCGGCGGTCCCGCCGGTGATCTGTACGTCGAGATCCACGAGCTGCCGCACTCGATGTTCCAGCGGCGCGGCGACGACCTGCACTGCACGGTGACGCTCCCGATGACCGCGGCGGCGCTCGGTACGAAGGTGCCGCTGGAGACGCTGGACGGGCTGGAGGAGGTCGACGTCCGGCCGGGTACGCAGTCCGGTCAGTCGATTCCGCTGCACGGGCGTGGTGTGACCCATCTGCGGGGCGGCGGGCGCGGGGATCTGATCGTGCACGTCGAGGTGCAGACGCCGAGCAAGCTGGACCCCGAGCAGGAGCGGTTGCTGCGCGAGCTGGCCAAGCTGCGGGGCGAGGAGCGGCCTCAGGGGCAGTTCCAGCCGGGGCAGCAGGGGTTGTTCTCGCGGTTGAAGGACGCGTTCAACGGGCGGACGTGA
- a CDS encoding nitronate monooxygenase, with translation MSSALTDLFPLPIVQAPMAGGVSVPQLAAAVSGAGGLGFLAAGYKTADGMYQEIKQLRGLTGRPFGVNLFMPQPEYADAAAVDVYAHQLAGEAAWYEIELGDPDSGRDDGYDAKLAVLLDNPVPVASFHFGVPSGEVLQALRRAGTFTLVTATTPDEALAVQRAGADAVIVQGVEAGGHQGTHRDNPETDGTGIGLLSLVAQVREAVSLPIVAAGGIMRGSQIAAALAAGASAAQLGTAFLATPESGANALHKQALTNPLFVRTELTRAFSGRPARGLVNRFLREHGPYAPAAYPEVHHLTSPLRKKAAASGDAQGMALWAGQGHRLARELPAGQLVEVLAAELDAAATALSAFPTGGAGR, from the coding sequence ATGTCCTCCGCGCTGACCGATCTCTTCCCCCTCCCGATCGTGCAGGCCCCCATGGCAGGCGGCGTCTCCGTGCCGCAGCTCGCCGCTGCCGTGTCCGGGGCCGGTGGGCTGGGGTTTCTCGCCGCCGGGTACAAGACCGCCGACGGGATGTACCAGGAGATCAAGCAGCTGCGCGGGCTGACCGGGCGGCCCTTCGGGGTCAATCTGTTCATGCCGCAGCCCGAGTATGCCGACGCCGCGGCCGTCGATGTCTACGCCCATCAGCTCGCCGGCGAGGCCGCCTGGTACGAGATCGAGCTGGGGGACCCGGACAGCGGGCGGGACGACGGGTACGACGCCAAGCTCGCCGTGCTGCTCGACAATCCCGTGCCCGTCGCCTCCTTCCACTTCGGCGTGCCCAGCGGTGAGGTCCTCCAGGCGCTTCGGCGTGCCGGAACCTTCACCCTCGTCACCGCCACCACCCCGGACGAAGCCCTCGCCGTGCAGCGGGCCGGCGCCGACGCCGTGATCGTGCAGGGCGTCGAGGCCGGCGGCCACCAGGGCACCCATCGCGACAACCCCGAGACCGACGGCACCGGCATCGGGCTGCTGTCGCTCGTCGCGCAGGTCCGTGAGGCCGTGAGCCTGCCCATCGTCGCCGCCGGCGGCATCATGCGCGGCAGCCAGATCGCCGCCGCGCTCGCGGCCGGCGCCAGTGCCGCCCAGCTCGGGACCGCCTTCCTCGCCACCCCGGAGTCCGGCGCCAACGCCCTGCACAAGCAGGCGCTGACCAACCCCCTGTTCGTACGGACCGAGCTGACGCGCGCCTTCTCCGGGCGCCCCGCCCGCGGCCTCGTCAACCGCTTCCTGCGCGAGCACGGGCCGTACGCCCCCGCCGCCTACCCCGAGGTCCACCACCTCACCTCGCCGCTGCGCAAGAAGGCCGCCGCGTCCGGCGACGCGCAGGGCATGGCGCTGTGGGCGGGGCAGGGGCACCGGCTGGCGCGCGAACTGCCGGCGGGGCAGCTGGTGGAGGTGCTGGCCGCCGAGCTCGATGCCGCGGCGACAGCGTTGTCCGCCTTTCCGACGGGGGGCGCGGGGCGATGA
- a CDS encoding 16S rRNA (uracil(1498)-N(3))-methyltransferase — protein MTAPVFVVEHFDAGGGGRYVLDGPEGRHAVSVKRLRPGESVVLTDGNGRWAECEVVDTEGKDRLVVHMSSVAEEPPESPRITVVQALPKGDRGELAVETMTETGVDAIVPWAAARCITQWKGERGSKALGKWRATAREAGKQSRRVRFPEVTDAATTKQVAALLAKADFAAVLHEERDYGSEPLATAELPAEGEIVLVVGPEGGVSPEELALFEEAGAKAYRLGRTVLRTSTAGTAATALLLGRTGRWS, from the coding sequence ATGACGGCTCCCGTTTTCGTCGTCGAGCACTTCGATGCCGGTGGTGGTGGGCGGTACGTCCTTGACGGCCCCGAGGGGCGGCACGCCGTCTCGGTCAAGCGGCTGAGACCCGGGGAGAGCGTCGTCCTCACGGACGGCAACGGCCGCTGGGCCGAGTGCGAGGTCGTCGACACGGAGGGCAAGGACCGGCTCGTCGTGCACATGAGCTCGGTGGCCGAGGAACCCCCCGAGTCGCCCCGTATCACCGTCGTCCAGGCCCTCCCCAAGGGCGACCGCGGTGAGCTGGCCGTCGAGACGATGACCGAGACCGGCGTCGACGCGATCGTGCCCTGGGCCGCCGCCCGGTGCATCACACAGTGGAAGGGCGAGCGGGGGTCGAAGGCCCTCGGCAAGTGGCGGGCCACCGCCCGCGAGGCCGGCAAGCAGTCGCGCCGGGTGCGTTTCCCGGAGGTGACGGACGCGGCCACCACCAAGCAGGTCGCCGCGCTGCTCGCCAAGGCCGACTTCGCCGCCGTCCTGCACGAGGAACGCGACTACGGCAGCGAGCCCCTCGCCACCGCCGAGCTGCCCGCCGAGGGCGAGATCGTGCTCGTCGTCGGACCCGAAGGCGGGGTGTCCCCCGAGGAGTTGGCCCTCTTCGAGGAGGCGGGCGCGAAGGCGTACCGTCTGGGCCGTACCGTCCTGCGCACCTCCACCGCCGGGACCGCGGCGACGGCCCTGCTCCTCGGCCGCACCGGCCGCTGGTCCTGA
- a CDS encoding VOC family protein codes for MELAQVRLLVSDFAACYRFYADVLGLKPQSGATNGPYEKFSPAVGSAGIALQDRAMMAEVLGELADTADGHRSLVVLRVDDLDACCERITSRGATLLRGPAPMTDRMRVAHLKDPEGNLVELQEWLLLRG; via the coding sequence GTGGAACTCGCCCAAGTACGGCTGCTGGTCAGCGACTTCGCCGCCTGCTACCGCTTCTACGCCGACGTCCTCGGCCTCAAGCCGCAGTCGGGCGCGACGAACGGGCCGTACGAGAAGTTCAGCCCCGCCGTCGGCTCGGCGGGCATCGCCCTTCAGGACCGGGCGATGATGGCCGAGGTCCTGGGCGAACTGGCCGACACCGCCGACGGGCACCGCTCCCTGGTGGTGCTGCGGGTGGACGACCTGGACGCCTGCTGCGAGCGGATCACCTCACGCGGCGCGACCCTCCTGCGCGGCCCCGCCCCGATGACCGACCGCATGCGCGTCGCCCACCTCAAGGACCCGGAGGGGAATCTGGTGGAGCTGCAGGAGTGGCTGCTGCTGCGCGGCTGA